A genomic window from Pyxicephalus adspersus chromosome 2, UCB_Pads_2.0, whole genome shotgun sequence includes:
- the LOC140322177 gene encoding olfactory receptor 11L1-like, which translates to MDEKNTTQISVIHLLGFQTSHTIKVLLFFLFLLFYCVTICGNFLIITLVSYSKSLHSPMYFFLSQLSLSDILLASDILPKVLHALLVEKTDIISLSDCITQLYFFAISITFECLLLTLMSYDRYLAICRPLHYTMLMSHQFCWITIIISWSLSVSAVLSYILEISKLQFCGPDIIDHFFCDLDPVLNLSCSDSTIVQILVTSSTVILCILPFFMIIASYICIIIAIFKIPSITGRQKVFSTCSSHLTVVSIFYGTLLFVYFIPRRGQSWNFTKFVSLLYTVVTPLMNPIIYSLRNKDLKKVVGKIINNFWDLYFHS; encoded by the coding sequence ATGGATGAGAAAAATACAACCCAAATTTCTGTGATCCACCTCTTAGGGTTTCAGACCTCACACACTATAAAagttttgttattctttttatttctcctgTTTTATTGTGTGACAATATGTGGAAACTTCCTAATCATCACATTGGTGTCCTACAGCAAATccctccattctcccatgtacttcttcctctcccagctgTCTCTATCAGATATCCTTTTAGCATCTGACATTCTCCCTAAGGTGCTCCATGCTTTATTGGTGGAAAAAACAGACATCATTTCCCTCTCTGATTGTATCACCCAGTTGTATTTCTTTGCTATCTCAATAACATTTGAGTGTCTTCTTCTGACACTGATGTCCTACGATCGGTATTTGGCCATCTGTAGACCTTTGCATTATACTATGTTAATGAGCCACCAATTTTGTTGGATAACAATTATTATAAGTTGGAGTTTAAGTGTTTCAGCCGTATTGAGTTATATTTTGGAAATATCAAAATTACAGTTTTGTGGCCCCGATATTATCGATCATTTTTTCTGTGATCTAGATCCAGTCCTAAATCTCTCCTGCTCTGATTCcacaattgttcaaatattagTAACATCTTCGACTGTGATTCTTTGTATACTCCCATTTTTTATGATCATTGCAtcctatatttgtattataatcgCCATTTTTAAAATACCATCTATTACCGGAAGACAGAAAGTTTTCTCAACATGCAGCTCCCACCTGACAGTTGTGTCCATCTTTTATGGTACTTTACTTTTTGTCTACTTTATACCTAGGAGAGGACAATCCTGGAACTTCACTAAATTTGTATCATTGCTGTACACTGTCGTCACCCCTTTGATGAATCCAATTATATACAGCCTGAGGAATAAAGACTTGAAAAAAGTTGTTggaaaaattataaacaatttttggGACTTGTATTTCCATAGTTAA